From the Sulfuriferula nivalis genome, the window CCATCGGTATAAATTATTATTTCTTTTAACTCACTCATCACAACTTTCACTTTGCATACTTCGATTTGCCGGGCGCAATGCACCTGCTACTTGGGCAGAATTCTTCCAGCGAGGCATAATTAACCGCATACTATGCACACGTTTTACCGCATGAATAAAATACACACCCCCACCCTTTGCCCACCACCTGTCACCCGCCAACTCCATGAAATCAAAACGTTGCATCAAACTGGCATTGTGCAAAGGTGGCGCATAACAGCACATACGCCCTGTCACCACATCACAATTCAGCAGTGCCAACCAATCTTTCAAACGAGTCAGATTTATAAAATCACCAGTCCACGGATAAGTATGCGCATTACGCAGCATCCAACGATACATTCCCCACAAACTTCTGGGATTAAAACCGCTAATCAACAAATTCCCTTCGGGAATAAGCACCCGCTCCGCTTCACGCAAAATTTGATGGGGATAATCAGAAAATTCCAATACGTGGGGCAAAACAAGTAAATCGATAGATTGTGTTGCAAATGGCAGATGCATGGGATCAACCAACACATGCGCATGTTCAGAATAAGCCTGAAAACGATGTGCAATGCGACTATTCCGCAATAAATCCCATTGTGGGTTACCCACTTGCACTGCGTTGAAACCAAATAAATCAGCGACAGCGTCATCAAAATACGCTAATTCACGTTGATAAAGATATTGCCCTAACGGGGTTTGCGTCCACTCAGCAAAAGTCATATCAGCACTGTCTAACCCTAAACACGCAAGCCGCTATGTTATCATAATCATCATGGATACCCATTTACATATACATCCCATTCCCGCATTTAAGGATAACTATATTTGGATTATCCATAACAACCAGCATGCCATCGTTGTTGACCCCGGCGATGCTGCTGTTGTGCTGGCATACTTAATCAAGCATCAGCTCAATTTAACAGCCATACTCATCACCCATCATCATCATGACCACATCGGTGGTATCGCCAAGCTTGTAGATACGTATGCAGTTCCAGTGTACGGACCTGCTCTGGAAAATATTCCTCACCGCACACATGCGCTACGAGAAGGTGACATAGTTCATATTGCATCTTTAAATTTAAATTTAAAAACATTAGATATCCCGGGGCACACTGCTGGGCACATTGCCTACTATGGTGCGAACAGTGTTTTTTGTGGTGACACATTATTCGGCTGTGGTTGTGGTCGATTATTCGAAGGCACACCCGCTCAAATGCTCGCGTCACTAAGCAAGCTCGCCCAACTTCCAGCAGACACTGCTGTCTATTGCGCCCATGAATATACACTGAGCGGCATAAATTTTGCGCTTACACTAGAATCCGAAAATGTAGCATTACAGCAACGTTTACAGCACGACCAGGCCTTACGCGATCAAGACTTACCTACACTACCCTCTACGCTGGCTATAGAAAAAGCCACAAACCCATTTTTACGCTGCCACTTGCCCAGCATTCAAATCAGGATGGGGTTTGCCATAAACGCTGATAATACCTTGGCAACATTCACAGCTGTAAGAACCCTTAAAGACAATTCCTGACCACTTACCTTGCCCGTCACCCACAATTCCAGTATCATCCACTGATGATTAAATCGCGAGACTTAACGCTAATCACTCAACTTCTGCTGTTACTGTATTTGAGCTTTCCAAGCATCAGCCTTGCCGACACCCCAGTTGTAAAATTAGCAGACAAAACCACTTACATTAGCAACGCTCCTGACACTGGCATCAGTGCGCCACAAGAAAACACTGCGGACTTATGGGATAGAATACGCTCAGGCTTTGGCATGGATACTATGGACAGCCCACTGGTCCAAGCCCACATTAACTGGTATGCACAACGCCCAG encodes:
- the gloB gene encoding hydroxyacylglutathione hydrolase; protein product: MDTHLHIHPIPAFKDNYIWIIHNNQHAIVVDPGDAAVVLAYLIKHQLNLTAILITHHHHDHIGGIAKLVDTYAVPVYGPALENIPHRTHALREGDIVHIASLNLNLKTLDIPGHTAGHIAYYGANSVFCGDTLFGCGCGRLFEGTPAQMLASLSKLAQLPADTAVYCAHEYTLSGINFALTLESENVALQQRLQHDQALRDQDLPTLPSTLAIEKATNPFLRCHLPSIQIRMGFAINADNTLATFTAVRTLKDNS
- a CDS encoding class I SAM-dependent methyltransferase, with the translated sequence MTFAEWTQTPLGQYLYQRELAYFDDAVADLFGFNAVQVGNPQWDLLRNSRIAHRFQAYSEHAHVLVDPMHLPFATQSIDLLVLPHVLEFSDYPHQILREAERVLIPEGNLLISGFNPRSLWGMYRWMLRNAHTYPWTGDFINLTRLKDWLALLNCDVVTGRMCCYAPPLHNASLMQRFDFMELAGDRWWAKGGGVYFIHAVKRVHSMRLIMPRWKNSAQVAGALRPANRSMQSESCDE